In Magnolia sinica isolate HGM2019 chromosome 12, MsV1, whole genome shotgun sequence, a single genomic region encodes these proteins:
- the LOC131220632 gene encoding uncharacterized protein LOC131220632, with protein sequence MKMSTSDHHHSSFIDQVPTTSQVGQSSDSSASTPEGGIHNRRFRGPTVISEVANLPPNKQLNISWNKYGQPIGHKYSEFTRWLGILSRNGRLAPIDHDSWHHVPLSNKNEIWNEVKIKWNIDEERRNWVMKSIRASWKEWKKRLKKEHYKRYLTNEE encoded by the exons ATGAAGATGTCGACCTCCGACCATCATCATTCGAGCTTTATTGACCAGGTCCCAACCACTAGCCAGGTTGGACAGAGTTCAGATAGTTCAGCATCGACTCCGG AGGGTGGTATTCATAATAGACGATTTCGAGGCCCTACAGTCATCAGCGAGGTGGCGAACTTGCCACCCAATAAGCAACTGAATATCAGTTGGAATAAGTATGGGCAGCCCATTGGACATAAGTATAGCGAATTTACAAGGTGGCTGGGCATTTTATCTAGGAATGGGCGCTTAGCGCCTATTGATCACGATAGTTggcatcatgtgccactatctaACAAGAATGAGATTTGGAATGAAGTGAAA ATCAAGTGGAATATCGACGAAGAGCGTCGAAATTGGGTAATGAAGTCCATCAGAGCTTCATGGAAGGAGTGGAAGAAGAGGTTAAAAAAAGAACACTACAAGCGATATTTGACTAATGAGGAATGA